The following proteins are encoded in a genomic region of Stigmatopora nigra isolate UIUO_SnigA chromosome 3, RoL_Snig_1.1, whole genome shotgun sequence:
- the gpn1 gene encoding GPN-loop GTPase 1, whose translation MAEAGEVAAEEMEAKIEENEAKEEAGDGQKAVCLLVLGMAGSGKTTFVQRLTAHLHTLGQPPYLINLDPAVHDIPFPANIDVRDTVNYKEVMKQYGLGPNGAIVTSLNLFATRFDQVMRFLEKKQHDHRYVLIDTPGQIEVFTWSASGSIITEALASTFPCVAIYVVDTSRSVNPVTFMSNMLYACSILYKTKLPFIVVMNKTDIIEESFAVEWMNDFEAFQDALNHEQSYVSNLTRSMSLVLDEFYSDLRVVGVSSVTGRGMDDLLVKLQDAAEEYHRDYQPEYQRLRRQLAEAESRKRREQLERLSNDLGAVRVTPPSVAEKVEEGGPSNLIMTRGTLNDDEENDEEDDTDDVDHQKTEESKEKTAFGNFLRERRQVVQVRNRKTDLP comes from the exons ATGGCGGAGGCAGGCGAAGTCGCCGCCGAAGAAATGGAAGCAAAAATTGAGGAGAATGAGGCGAAGGAGGAGGCAGGTGATGGCCAGAAAGCTGTTTGTTTACTCGTGCTCGGCATGGCCGGATCCGGAAAGACCACctttgttcag AGATTGACGGCTCACCTTCACACTCTCGGACAACCACCCTACCTCATCAACTTGGACCCCGCCGTGCACGACATCCCCTTCCCCGCAAACATCG ACGTCCGGGACACAGTCAACTACAAAGAAGTAATGAAACAGTACGGCTTGGGACCCAACGGCGCCATCGTCACTTCACTCAACCTATTCGCCACTCGCTTCGACCAG GTGATGCGattcctggaaaaaaagcagCACGATCACAG ATATGTCCTCATCGACACGCCCGGTCAGATCGAAGTGTTCACGTGGTCGGCGTCTGGGAGCATCATCACAGAAGCCCTG GCGTCGACCTTCCCCTGCGTGGCGATCTACGTGGTGGATACATCTCGCAGCGTCAATCCCGTCACTTTCATGTCCAACATGCTGTACGCCTGCAG tatTCTCTACAAGACCAAACTGCCCTTCATCGTGGTGATGAATAAA ACGGATATCATCGAGGAAAGCTTCGCCGTGGAGTGGATGAATGACTTTGAAGCTTTCCAGGATGCTCTGAATCACGAGCAGTCCTACGTCAGCAACCTGACTCGATCCATGAGTCTGGTCTTGGATGAGTTTTACTCTGATCTGAGG GTGGTGGGCGTGTCTTCAGTGACCGGTCGCGGAATGGATGACCTGCTGGTCAAGTTACAGGACGCTGCAGAAGAGTACCACAG GGATTATCAACCTGAATACCAACGACTACGCCGGCAACTG GCGGAGGCCGAAAGTCGAAAGCGGCGAGAGCAGCTGGAGAGGCTCAGCAACGATCTTGGCGCCGTCCGCGTCACGCCGCCTTCTGTCGCAG AAAAAGTTGAGGAGGGCGGGCCCAGCAATCTCATCATGACCCGGGGCACCTTAAACGACGACGAGGAAAACGACGAGGAGGATGACACGGACGACGTGGACCACCAAA AAACGGAGGAGAGCAAAGAGAAGACCGCCTTTGGAAATTTCCTACGGGAACGTCGTCAAGTTGTCCAGGTCCGAAACCGCAAGACTGACTTGCCGTAA
- the LOC144194390 gene encoding stathmin-4-like: MSAALREKLQKLPLVSLLCSCIVGRDNDASAEKEGTVDLKLGAIPHMEALEHPGGLAFRVVLDPPGFDGGPARDKAESARRPIGEAELPELLETREERTTVVDERMDKDAWRLNEVS; encoded by the exons ATGTCGGCGG CCCTAAGAGAGAAGCTGCAAAAACTCCCCCTAGTGTCTCTCCTGTGCTCCTGCATTGTCGGAAGAGACAACGACGCTAGCGCCGAGAAGGAAG GCACGGTGGACCTGAAACTAGGCGCCATCCCCCACATGGAGGCCCTAGAGCACCCTGGCGGTCTGGCCTTCCGGGTGGTCTTGGATCCGCCCGGCTTTGACGGAGGTCCCGCTCGAGACAAGGCGGAGTCCGCCCGCCGACCAATTGGG GAGGCGGAGCTTCCAGAACTTTTGGAAACCAGGGAAGAGCGGACCACCGTGGTCGACGAGCGGATGGACAAAGACGCCTGGCGCTTGAACGAg GTTTCCTGA
- the il17a/f1 gene encoding interleukin 17a/f1 — protein sequence MFPSTCCVVSTMAWTIMMTMSAGAAILKADNHTGAAVKSALETVTLELDPGLLYPSQTVQQLQNRSISPWTYDRWQDAAIFPPVSEARCVLVGCLDHHGAEDAGLRSRPILHQVTLLRRVESPGGRRRYRLEPRLVAVGCTCVRDAVRRG from the exons ATGTTTCCTTCGACCTGCTGCGTTGTCTCAACG ATGGCGTGGACAATAATGatgacaatgtcggcgggcgcGGCCATCTTGAAAGCAGACAACCATACCGGAGCTGCTGTAAAGTCAGCGTTGGAAACAGTGACCCTGGAATTGGACCCTGGACTCTTGTATCCATCCCAGACTGTCCAACAACTGCAAAACCGCTCCATCTCACCTTGGACCTACGA CAGGTGGCAAGACGCGGCCATCTTTCCGCCAGTGTCGGAGGCCCGCTGCGTCTTGGTGGGTTGCTTGGACCACCACGGCGCCGAGGACGCCGGGCTCCGATCCAGGCCCATCTTGCACCAGGTGACGCTGCTACGCCGCGTGGAGTCGCCGGGGGGACGCCGGCGCTACCGCCTGGAACCCCGACTAGTAGCGGTGGGCTGCACGTGCGTGCGAGATGCAGTCAGGCGAGGATAA
- the gtf2a2 gene encoding transcription initiation factor IIA subunit 2 produces MAYQLYRNTTLGNSLQESLDELIQTQQITPQLALQVLLQFDKAINTALANRVRNRVNFKGSLNTYRFCDNVWTFVLNDVEFREVTDLVKVDKVKIVACDGKNSSNAGE; encoded by the exons ATGGCCTACCAGTTGTACAGGAACACCACGCTGGGAAACAGCCTTCAGGAAAGTTTGGACGAGCTAATTCAG ACGCAGCAGATTACGCCCCAGTTGGCTCTGCAGGTTCTTCTTCAGTTTGACAAAGCCATCAACACGGCGCTGGCCAACCGCGTTCGCAACCGCGTCAATTTCAAG GGTTCGCTGAACACTTACCGCTTTTGCGACAACGTGTGGACGTTCGTCCTGAACGACGTGGAGTTCCGAGAAGTCACCGACCTGGTCAAGGTGGACAAGGTCAAGATTGTGGCCTGCGACGGAAAGA ATTCCTCCAATGCCGGCGAGTGA